The Apis mellifera strain DH4 linkage group LG16, Amel_HAv3.1, whole genome shotgun sequence genome has a segment encoding these proteins:
- the LOC551374 gene encoding uncharacterized protein PF11_0213, whose protein sequence is FVANTMSKKNKKSSKHKICCFCRSSQNNELEFGKFYEDGNIVTHYYCLLLSSNMQQRGKDDQGILGFLKTDIQKEIRRGKRLVCSYCKKSGATLGCYNVKCKKIFHYPCGLRAGTLNQFFGEFRSYCINHRPKQKIDTQIKHELKKTNEIVCYICYEEVDSHDRVDTMWAPCCKKNAWFHRKCVQQLAMSAGYFFKCPLCNDKKLFQKAMLEFGIFIPSQDASWELVPNAFEELLYRHDQCDASVCLCPKGRKYTSFNAKWKLTLCRTCGSQGIHMACGQLKWTNPVWECTECISILGKSKETASSSSIKDTLENVSDTDDSNSDISVGKDSPVPFISNSPLIRSTLQMSTIKLRPGPRIYKLKQLEANKEIQNINKQQTSENINMLNLTNMEQYSLQSTSSNEIFTNVSSSINKDNINFSVQHSKLQLDEQANNMLTLDNVNDIIEANKCTTLNDKFIENNENEKNYISEFKDVKIEFNKNNIVYDSISSKIEKLQNNLNQNNNKNFQMNNLNLIESDNLRKFNSQNKTKSNILDDKINHENEYIYGDFVSNIKITNVVSLAPEEFENVTSDEQKKIKNRTSQNTNSISYENDILESNLKRKCDKITMNPIISYINEPKRLKKSNSVIGETSKSCISTNALINVSSNKNNLQIIHYNENNTSMNDFNIQNRESHIQIKKNCNVYEDIVCTSNTKCLPKIDISNNLLHNKTDLTNEENTYTCIGITNDANKEFGNIKIDNNIKNCDEDVSTNSIRESRDKVFTNDIRIKNIDKSVNLDHLKSKNSQKIEQWKSQNNVEMVNTNYRISNNKFHDVYWQERNKTIDYNYSQLIPEYVRLRDLKFRVHNINNLQMILYNKFSVNINMECNISSAYTEDKNTYIFNEQSKNYQDDTKENLNPETISCKNITDDLLMNTELNINDSNVFINNNENEKITQSMFKVIENNNEGLNNENINLIDIENNFDATINYNDNYNKKMNDISNIIDTFS, encoded by the exons tttgtaGCAAATACCatgtcaaaaaaaaacaaaaaatcatctaaacataaaatttgctGCTTCTGTAGATCATcacaaaataatgaattggaatttggaaaattttatgaagatGGTAACATTGTTAcacattattattgtttg cttTTATCATCAAATATGCAACAAAGAGGAAAAGATGATCAAGGTATTTTAGGATTTTTGAAAACGgatatacaaaaagaaattcgcAGAGGAAAAAGActg gtatgttcatattgtaaaaaatctgGTGCCACTTTGGGATGTtacaatgtaaaatgtaaaaaaatatttcattatcctTGTGGGTTAAGGGCTGGTaccttaaatcaattttttggtGAATTtag atcatATTGTATAAATCATAGACCAAAGCAAAAAATAGATACTCAAATTAaacatgaattaaaaaaaacgaatgaaatagtatgttatatatgttatgAGGAAGTGGATTCTCATGATAGAGTTGATACAATGTGGGCTCcatgttgtaaaaaaaatgcatgGTTTCATAGAAAATGTGTAcag caACTTGCTATGAGTgctggatatttttttaaatgtcctttatgtaatgataaaaaattatttcaaaaagcaATGTTAGAATTTGGTATTTTTATCCCAAGTCA agatgcTTCATGGGAACTTGTACCTAATGCATTTGAAGAACTTTTATATAGACATGATCAATGTGATGCTTCTGTATGTCTTTGTCctaaaggaagaaaatatacaagttttaatgc aaaatggaaattaacaCTTTGTCGCACTTGTGGTTCACAAGGAATTCATATGGCTTGTGGACAGCTTAAATGGACTAATCCTGTTTGGGAATGTACAGAGTGTATTTCTATTCTAG gTAAATCTAAAGAAACTGCTAGTTCAAGTTCAATAAAAGATACATTAGa gaaTGTTTCTGATACAGATGATTCAAACAGTGATATTTCTGTTGGTAAAGATTCACCTGTaccatttatatcaaattcacCACTTATAAGGTCCACATTACAAATGTCAACTATTAAATTACGTCCTGGTCctcgaatttataaattaaaacaacttgaagcaaataaagaaatacaaaa CATTAATAAACAACAAACCAGCGAAAACATAAATATGttgaatttaacaaatatggAACAATATAGTTTACAATCCACAAGcagtaatgaaatttttacgaatgtGTCAAGTTCGATAAATAAAgacaatatcaatttttcagtTCAACATTCCAAATTGCAATTGGATGAACAAGCTAATAATATGCTTACACTTGATAATGTTAATGACATTATAGag gCCAATAAATGTACtacattaaatgataaatttattgagaataatgaaaacgaaaaaaattatatatctgaatttaaagacgttaaaattgaatttaataaaaataatattgtatatgattctatttcatcaaaaatagaaaaattacaaaataatttaaatcaaaataataataagaattttcaaatgaataatttaaatttaattgaatcagataatttaaggaaattcaattctcaaaataagacaaaatctaatattttagatgataaaattaatcatgaaaatgaatatatttatggtgattttgtttcaaatattaaaattacaaatgtaGTTTCATTGGCACccgaagaatttgaaaatgtaacatctgatgaacaaaaaaaaataaaaaatcgaacatcacaaaatacaaattcaatatcatatgaaaatgatattttggaatcaaatttaaaaaggaaatgtgacaaaattacaatgaatccaataatatcatatataaatgaacctaaaagattgaaaaaaagtaacaGTGTAATAGGAGAGACATCAAAATCATGCATTTCTACAAATGCTTTGATAAATGTttcatctaataaaaataatttgcaaattattcattataatgaaaataatacttcTATGAATGATTTTAACATACAGAATAGAGAATCACATattcagattaaaaaaaattgtaatgtcTACGAAGATATAGTATGTACATCTAATACAAAATGTTTaccaaaaattgatatatcaaataatttattacataataaaactgatttaacaaatgaagaaaatacttATACATGTATAGGTATTACAAATGATGCGAATaaagaatttggaaatattaaaattgataataatataaaaaat TGTGATGAAGATGTAAGTACTAATTCTATTAGAGAATCGAGAGATAAAGTTTTTACAAATGATATAAGGATCAAAAACATTGATAAATCTGTAAATTTAGATCATTTGAAATCTAAAAACTCACAAAAAATAGAACAATGGAAATCTCAGAATAATGTCGAAat GGTTAATACAAACTATAGAAtatcaaacaataaatttcatgATGTATATTGgcaagagagaaataaaaccatagattataattattctcaattaatACCAGAATATGTACGTTTACGAGATCTTAAATTTCgtgtacataatataaataatttgcag aTGATCttgtacaataaattttctgtaaatattaatatggaatgt aatatttcatCTGCTTATACTGAAGATaaaaacacatatatatttaatgaacaatctaaaaattatcaagatgatacaaaagaaaatttaaatccagAGACAATttcttgcaaaaatataacagatgatttattaatgaacacagaattaaatataaatgattcaaatgtttttataaataataatgagaatGAAAAGATCACACAATCTATGTTTaaagtaattgaaaataataatgaaggattaaataatgaaaatattaatttaattgacattgaaaataattttgatgctacaataaattataatgataattataataaaaaaatgaatgatataa gtAATATAATAGAcactttttcttaa
- the LOC100578071 gene encoding DNA polymerase zeta catalytic subunit yields the protein MFSINLVVLDSYQSTPLSELDVTFSDFRGNEIRQVPIIRIFGSTLSGIKTCLHVHGVFPYIYIPCTINNNVDSFMYKLAAGIDSAINISLGSAMSNIQHVYKIQQVYGIPLYGYHEKKHLFFKIYFYNPAIIKRAADLLQNGMVLNQTLQPHEAHIPFILQFMIDYNLYGMSLINLKDVKFRQYTHMKENSQNENSLNSFDSQKYLPSSVLKQTTCKLEVDAQASEILNKQEIQNDFDLNPGLAAIWNEEKYRREAKGLQNIESQFLYSNTNERIYNVTENDIYQEERFIKRLQSISEISDDIISIISKEHSYPLELENEDNSFSASYVPNHFKSLVLNKENKNEILLNNDLLKLKKSEIRESLSQDKTIENSILDSEDMYLLEILNNLIEENEEEKIIDNDSMLGSQFSMLSNEIKDDNEDDEIENLNITSLDLNIDSWNSTIEFETKTEDKKTDYITEYNIEKTISTDLPQYDGSSDLILKNKKQLSSKFIKNRMKKERKVCTKSKKFILHFNKNINEFESKHRKLMQTEKKLFCYKDLNIYKLDHQDLDVYDIDEIFEYKLTLYKHLKNPINFEKKPNSISHESYHTMDSILNKLNIPAFDGNTIDSCSDSESDNNITINREEKRICVYKSSIKSKSDKTIDNISAKKRKFKLEDSNLQSTHKRCNLQNESHCTPTKIKTVHSPCSVSKKYSPLNIKIISPKIDKNIKNNEFCNLKSTYNTLKQNNQQLRMNLFHEKINITSESNQAFFTHNEALNINKTIIFKDSNMYEELIEKKDRASTTKFKKEFITKNNKAVRKRLSFVNINEKDINEKNIVKNDMNSENLSLTEKMINDIDLTNISVINHPEHSKLYTKNNEKMNYEFNFPSTSKNNVNLNIDNISNKISLINKNTDEDEDDCNMTYTQYLNKKLEGKLDISNIILHDNTSDIKTRLIIITTKFNPPSREKIINSMKMYDILELKSNTLFFSNKIDLMKYREKESNLSNSNIYNVIPFKCNLDKVTGIKLWRRVKINEFYPSGSSIKSCDIKRILAGYNSLIIHPLIHPPTSRNVKTWLKAKKYLSKKNKHKEINDYIDILKENNIKKTFNENMKYHSQCSNNLENSSESNNTFNPSLQEMLENPLLYMNDTRYLGISYGQIEYNLKEYSNNAEKENHQTARSLNMHQYLTILAIEIHVITRGKFLPDPNHDSIEAIFYAIYNDVPLSSKIDQIEHGVILLNSSIKNSKVKNIYSSNTCTTSYVSSEEDLLNSLIILIRHCDPDILIGWEIEFLSWGYIFHRASHIGLNNFMSQISRISNAFPISKGQSFDKDNFSDTQIPGRIIFDVWRVMRHEIALLNYTFENVMYNVMHERISCPTFQMLTEWWNHENMTMQWRVITHYIIRVVGTLRILIHLDIIGQTCEHARLFGIQFYEVFSRGSQFRVESMMLRLAKPLNYIPVSPSIQQRARMRAPESLPLIMEPQSAFYTDPLVVLDFQSLYPSIIIAYNYCFSTCLGRIEHIGQYEPYEFGTTTLKIKKNTAQKLVGKINFAPCGVAFVKPEIRMGILPRMLSEILNTRLMIKNSMKLYGNDNNTLQRILYSQQLGLKLIANVTYGYTAANFSGRMPCIEIGDSVVSKGRETLERAIKIVESTDKWGAEVVYGDTDSLFILLRGKSRKDAFIIGTEIADSITAVNPPPVKLKFEKILQPAILQTKKRYCGYMYESPEQTNPEYLAKGIETVRRDGCPAVAKILEKTLKILFDIKDLSMVKLYVTRQFDKILRQRISIQDLTFAKEFRGLNGYKTNACVPALELTRRLMRKDPRAIPRTGERVRYVIVAGAPNQPLIQCVRTPMEVISDEGLNPNSIYYITKVIIPPLNRCLNLINIDVNTWYREMIHRQTSDKTIDLCTNNQKLTIRQFFNTVVCVTCGNQTQKDICMNCIAKPNQTITILYEKLRWLERIHHELTMICQSCTGYLDEPKCESLDCPVLYRLMQAKRDLIQITYLNNIIYNISCIHKKNIN from the exons atgttttcaattaatttagtaGTTTTGGATAGTTATCAATCAACTCCACTATCAGAATTAGATGTAACATTTTCAGATTTTCGAGGAAATGAAATTAGACAAGTCCCAATTATTAGAATCTTTGGATCTACTTTATCTg GAATAAAAACATGTTTACATGTACATGGAgtatttccatatatatatataccatgtacaataaataacaatgttGATAgctttatgtataaattagcAGCAGGAATAGATTctgcaataaatatatctttgggATCTGCAATGTCTAATATTCaacatgtttataaaattcaacaagTTTATGGaat tccTCTTTATGGATATCATGagaagaaacatttattttttaaaatttatttttataatccagCTATAATTAAACGAGCAGCTGATTTATTgcaa AATGGTATGGTACTTAATCAAACTTTACAACCACATGAAGCACATATaccttttattttacaatttatgattgattataatctttatgGTATGAGTTTAATAAACTTGAAAGATGTTAAATTTAGACAATACACacatatgaaagaaaattctcaaaatgaaaattcattaaattcatttgattCACAAAAATATCTTCCTTCATCTGTTTTAAAACAAACTACTTGTAAATTAGAAGTAGATGCACAAGCAagtgaaatattgaataaacaagaaattcagaatgattttgatttaaatccTGGTCTTGCAGCCATTtggaatgaagaaaaatatagaagagaAGCAAAAGGATTACAGAATATTgaatcacaatttttatattccaataCTAATGAgagaatttataatgtaacagaaaatgatatttatcaagaagaaagatttataaaaagattacaaTCTATATCAGAG ATCAGTgatgatataatatcaataatatcaaaagaacATAGTTATCctttagaattagaaaatgaagataattCATTTAGTGCTTCATATGTTcctaatcattttaaatcattagtattaaataaggaaaataaaaatgaaatacttttaaataatgatttattaaaacttaaaaaatctgaaataagAGAAAGTTTATCTCAAGAtaaaacaatagaaaataGTATTT tGGATTCAGAAGATATGTATTtgcttgaaatattaaataatttaatagaagaaaatgaagaagaaaaaattatagataatgatAGTATGTTAGGTTCTCAATTTTCTATGTTAAGCAACGAAATTAAGGATGATAATGAAGATGatgagattgaaaatttgaatattacaagtttagatttaaatattgattcatgGAATTCAACTATTGAATTTGAAACTAAGACCGAAGATAAGAAAACAGATTACATAactgaatataatattgaaaaaactaTTTCAACAGATCTTCCTCAGTATGATGGTTCAAgtgatttgattttaaaaaataaaaaacaattatcatcgaaatttattaaaaatagaatgaaaaaagaaagaaaagtatgtacaaaatcgaagaaatttatattgcattttaataaaaatataaatgaatttgaaagtaaacatagaaaattaatgcaaactgaaaaaaagttattctgttacaaagatttaaatatatataaattagatcatCAAGATTTAGATGTTTAtgatattgatgaaatatttgaatataaattaacattatataaacatttaaagaacccaataaattttgagaaaaaaccTAATTCAATTAGTCATGAATCATATCATACTATGgatagtattttaaataaattaaatataccagCATTTGATGGTAATACAATTGATAGTTGTAGTGATTCTGAatcagataataatattactattaatagaGAGGAAAAACGTATTTGTGTTTATAAATCatctataaaatctaaaagtgACAAaactattgataatatttcagcaaaaaaacgaaaatttaaattggaagATTCTAATTTGCAATCTACACATAAACGAtgtaatttacaaaatgaatCACATTGTACtccaacaaaaataaaaactgtaCACAGTCCATGCtctgtttcaaaaaaatattctccacttaatataaaaataatatctccaaaaatagataaaaatattaaaaataacgaattttgtaatttaaaatctacttATAATactttgaaacaaaataatcaaCAACTAAGAATGAAtctatttcatgaaaaaataaatattacttcagAGTCAAATCaag cATTCTTTACACATAATGaagctttaaatattaataaaacaattatttttaaagatag cAATATGTAtgaagaattaattgaaaaaaaagatagagcatcaacaacaaaatttaaaaaagaatttattactaaaaataacAAAGCAGTTCGTAAAAGATTaagttttgtaaatattaatgaaaaagatattaatgaaaaaaatatcgtaaagaATGATATGAATTccgaaaatttatctttaacagaaaaaatgattaatgataTTGATCTTACTAATATTTCAGTAATAAATCATCCCGAACATTCTaagttatatacaaaaaataatgaaaaaatgaattatgaatttaattttccaagtacatcgaaaaataatgtaaatttaaatatagataatatttcaaataaaatatcattgataaataaaaatacagatgaagatgaagatgaTTGTAATATGACATATACtcaatatcttaataaaaaattagaagggaaattagatatttcaaatattatattacatgatAATACAAGTGATATAAAAACtagattaattatcattactaCTAAATTTAATCCACCAAGCagagaaaagattataaattctatgaaaatgtatgatattttagaattaaaaagcaATACATTATtctttagtaataaaattgatttgatgaagtacagagaaaaagaaagtaatttaagtaatagtaatatttacaatgtaattccatttaaatgtaatttagaCAAAGTTACAGGGATTAAACTCTGGCGacgagtaaaaataaatgaattttatcctTCTGGTTCAAGTATAAAATCTTGTGACATAAAGAGAATTTTAGCTggatataattcattaataattcatccCCTTATTCATCCACCGACATCAAGAAATGTTAAAACTTGGTTAAAagccaaaaaatatttatcaaaaaaaaataagcataaagaaataaatgattatattgatattctaaaagaaaataacattaaaaaaacttttaatgaaaatatgaaatatcattcACAATGTTCTAATAATTTAGAGAATTCAAGTGAatctaataatacttttaatccTTCCTTACAAGAAATGCTTGAAAatccattattatatatgaatgataCGAGATATTTAGGCATTTCATATGgacaaattgaatataatttgaaagaatatagtaataatgcagaaaaagaaaatcatcaaACTGCTAGAAGTTTAAATATG catcaatatttaacaatattagcAATAGAAATACATGTTATTACACGTGGTAAATTTCTTCCTGATCCAAATCATGATTCAATTGAAGCAATATTTTATGCTATTTATAATGATGTTCcattatcttcaaaaattgatcaaatagaACATG gcgttattcttttaaattcatctataaaaaattcaaaagtaaaaaatatatattctagtaATACATGTACTACATCTTATGTATCAAGTgaagaagatttattaaatagtcttataatattaattagacaTTGTGATCCAGATATTTTAATTGGTTGGGAGATAGAATTTCTTTCATGGGGATATATCTTTCACAGAGCTTCTCATATtggtttgaataattttatgtcgCAAATTTCAAGGATTTCAAATGCATTTCCAATATCTAAAGGACAATCAtttgataaagataatttcagTGATACACAAATACCAGgtcgaattatttttgatgttTGGAGAGTAATGCGACATGAAAtagcattattaaattatacatttgaaAATGTTATGTATAATGTCATGCATGAAAGAATTTCATGTCCTACCTTTCAAATGTTAACTGAATGGTGGAATCATGAAAATATGACTATGCAATGGAGAGTCATTACTCATTATATCATAAGAGTTGTAGGTACTCtgagaatattaattcatctCGATATTATtg GTCAAACATGTGAACATGCACGACTTTTtggaatacaattttatgaaGTCTTTTCTAGAGGTTCTCAATTTCGAGTTGAGTCAATGATGTTGAGACTTGCAAAacctttaaattatattccagTTTCACCTTCTATACAACAAAGAGCACGAATGCGTGCACCTGAATCTTTACCGCTTATTATGGAACCACAGTCTGCATTCTATACTGATCCATTAGTTGTCCTGGATTTTCAAAGTTTATATCCGAGTATTATTATAGCTTATAACTATTGTTTTTCTACATGTTTAGGTCGTATAGAGCATATTGGTCa atacgaGCCATATGAATTTGGTACAACTACattaaagataaagaagaatacTGCTCAAAAACTAGtgggtaaaataaattttgcaccTTGTGGTGTAGCTTTTGTAAAACCAGAAATACGAATGGGAATATTACCACGTATgctttcagaaattttaaatactcgattaatgattaaaaattccatgAAACTTTAtggaaatgataataatacattacaaCGTATTCTTTATTCACAACAATTAGGtcttaaattaattgcaaatgtCACTTATGGTTATACAGCTGCTAATTTTAGTGGTAGAATGCCTTGTATTGAA ATAGGAGATAGTGTTGTTAGTAAAGGAAGAGAAACATTAGAACGAGCAATTAAAATAGTAGAATCTACAGATAAATGGGGAGCTGAAGTTGTTTATGGTGACACAGATTCtttgtttattcttttacGTGGAAAATCAAGAAAAGATGCATTTATAATTGGAACTGAAATTGCAGATAGTATTACTGCAGTTAATCCTCCTCCTGtaaaacttaaatttgaaaaaattttgcaaccAGCAATATTacaa actaaaaaaagatattgtgGTTACATGTATGAATCTCCAGAACAAACAAATCCTGAATATTTAGCAAAAGGAATTGAAACTGTTCGTAGAGATGGTTGCCCAGCTGTAgctaaa atacttgaaaaaacgttaaaaattttatttgatataaaggATCTTTCTAtggtaaaattatatgttaccagacaatttgataaaattttacgtcAAAGAATATCTATTCAAGATTTAACGTTTGCAAAGGAATTTCGTGGCTTAAATGGTTATAAAACTAATGCTTGTGTACCTGCTTTAGAATTAACACGAAGATTGATGCGCAAAGATCCACGAGCAATACCTCGTACTGGTGAAAGAGTTCGATACGTTATAGTTGCTGGAGCACCAAATCAACCTTTAATTCAATGTGTGCGAACACCAATGGAAGTAATTTCAGATGAAGGTTTAAAtccaaattcaatatattatataacaaaagttATCATACCACCTCTTAAtcgatgtttaaatttaatcaacattGATGTTAATACATG gtaTAGAGAAATGATCCATCGTCAAACATCTGATAAAACAATTGATTTATGtacaaataatcaaaaattaactaTTCGGCAGTTTTTTAATACTGTTGTATGCGTTACTTGTGGAAATCAAACGCAAAAAGATATTTGCATGAATTGTATAGCAAAACCAAATCAGacaattactattttatatgaaaaattaagatgGTTGGAACGTATTCATCATGAACTTACTatg atatgtCAATCTTGTACTGGTTATTTAGATGAACCAAAATGTGAATCTTTAGATTGTCCAgttttatatcgtttaatgCAAGCTAAAAGAGATCTCATTCAAATaacatatttgaataatattatttataatatttcttgtatacataaaaaaaatataaactaa